The Vallitalea okinawensis genome contains the following window.
AGTAAATTCCTTTTCTTCAATCTTATTAAATTCATCATAAACCGATTCAATATCCTTTGGTATGCCATTTGTCTTATAAAAATCTAAGAACGCTTTCAAATCATTAATTGACAGGATATTTTTCATTTGAAAAATAAGGTTTAAAAGCATCATTTGCTCTTTATCATATTTTTTCTTTTCAGGAGAATTGAGTACTCCGGCCTTTACATAGTTATTAACCATTGTCTTCGTTAATAGCTTGTCTTCATCATGTATCTTCAGTACACTGAAGTAATCATCAAAAAAACCCAAAAGCTGATCCATATATAAAGGTATAGTTGGTATGTCTTCCTTCGGTATCCCTTTATAATTCAAGAACTCTTCTATTTTATTTTTCATGAATAACTTTCTCCTCATCATCTAATAGGTATAATTATTATGATTATACCACATAATATAATTTAAATAAATAGCACATAGTTTTTAAAACTATGTTATTTACAAATACTATAAGTAATGATATACTATACGCATAATGTAGTTTTATATACTATATAATTTAGAGGTGAATATTATGACACGTATTAAAGAACCAATTAACGCTTTGAGCCATTTATTAGGAGTATGCTTATCATGCTTAGGTCTTATACTAATGATCTTTCAATCCTATATTAATAATAGTTTGCTGCAATTTATCGGATCTCTTATATTTG
Protein-coding sequences here:
- a CDS encoding DUF1836 domain-containing protein; protein product: MKNKIEEFLNYKGIPKEDIPTIPLYMDQLLGFFDDYFSVLKIHDEDKLLTKTMVNNYVKAGVLNSPEKKKYDKEQMMLLNLIFQMKNILSINDLKAFLDFYKTNGIPKDIESVYDEFNKIEEKEFTYLKKEVERINDNEPTDKEILGYILDLVVEANIKKRLAEMLLAYVVENDKDKKKNDKK